The Streptomyces sp. NBC_01268 genome segment TCTTCGAGCTGCTCGGGCGTGACGTTCGAGACGCCGAGGTGGCGGATGAGGCCGGCCTCGCGGAGTTCGGCGAGGGCGCCGAAGCGTTCGGCGACGGAGTCGGTGCCGAGGACCCGGAGGTTGACGACGTCGAGGTGGTCGCGGCCGAGCTGGCGCAGGTTCTCCTCGACCTGGGCGCGCAGCGCCGCCGGGGTGCGGGCGTGCTCGGTCCAGGCGCCGGAGGTGTCGCGCGCGGGGCCGACCTTCGTCGCGATGACGAGGTCGTCGGGGTAGCGGCCCGAGGGCCCTGCGAGCGCGCGGTTGATGAGCTCGTTGGCGGAGCGCAGGCGCGAGAAGTAGAAAGCGGCGGTATCCAGGTGGTTCACGCCGAGCTCGACGGCCCTGCGCAGGACGCCGATCGCCTGCTCGCGGTCCCTTGGCACGGCGTCCTCGATGAGGGCGCCGCCGGTCTGCGGCAGCCGCATGGTGCCGAAGCCGACGCGGCGGACGGGGAGGTCGCCGAGCGTCCACGTGCCCGCGGCGGCGGCGGACGGGGAGACGGCGGGGGCAGGGGCGGGGGTGATCCGGTCTGAGGTCATGGCGGGGATGATCTCCCGCCGGGCCCGTCCTGGCCAGCCGCTTTCTCCGGCCGTACGCTGCGTCCGACGTGATCGCGGCTCGGGGGAGGCGGGGGAATGG includes the following:
- a CDS encoding aldo/keto reductase; protein product: MTSDRITPAPAPAVSPSAAAAGTWTLGDLPVRRVGFGTMRLPQTGGALIEDAVPRDREQAIGVLRRAVELGVNHLDTAAFYFSRLRSANELINRALAGPSGRYPDDLVIATKVGPARDTSGAWTEHARTPAALRAQVEENLRQLGRDHLDVVNLRVLGTDSVAERFGALAELREAGLIRHLGVSNVTPEQLEEARRIAPVVCVQNMYGIGVRPEYTEFVRHCGEQGIAFVPFYSIAAAGREAGTTAAAEPDAILAVAREHGASPAQIRLAWTLHQGPHLLAIPGTGDLGHLTANVAAGALRLTDEDLSRLAEAHAPTGP